The uncultured Methanolobus sp. sequence AGGTAGCATAGGATATCAGATTCTGTATGATCTTCCTGCGAGTGCCTACAAGTCTGTACTTCTGGTTTATCCGGTGGAAAGGACTATACTGGCATTCTTCCCGGCTTTCCTTGTGTATGTACTGGTAGTTGTTTTCAAAGACATACTTCTTTCATCGCAAGATATAGAACAGGATATTAGTGATCGTAAGTCCCGTGATCTGGATGAATATATCAGAAATGATGTTCTGGACATCCTGAAAGACAATGAAGAATAAACAGATCAAAGATTATTGCATTGATTCAATTTTTTCTTTGATTGAAATTATGTTTCTAGAGAATAGGTGTTCAGGGTCTGTGTGGACAAGGATTTCGTCCTTACTTCTGGTTGCTATCTCACACATGCATGGAATAGTTGCAAGGACAGGAACCCCATATCTTTCTTTGCCAACTATATCAAGACAGTTTTGATGGGACATATTGTCAATGATGCCGGATTTCTTATCGAGAAGGGAGTACACTCCTTTGATCAATTGTTCCGTACAGCAGGTGCATGCATTAGTATCATTGCGTACTATGATTACCATATCTGACGCAGCCACAGCATTAATGGACTCATATTCAACTCCCGGGCTGGTGTCAAATATTATCACATCCAGGTTTTTATCACCAAGCTCTCTCTTTCCGTTCATGAGGGCTTTTAAAGCCCCAGCCTGCCAGTCACGGTCTTTGCTTACCAGATCCCTTATTTCCCTGATATCCGGATTTGAAAAACTAAGATACAGGTGGGCATCAGTTTCCATTTCATCCCTGACATCGGTAAGTGTATCTTTCATGCTGCATTTCCCTGAGAGAAAATCATTTATCCAGAAACGGTTTTCCGGTTCGAATATTGAGCAGAGGGACGGTCCCCTAAGATCAAGATCTATCAAGCACGTATTTTTCCCGGCAGATGCAAAAGCGACTGCCAGGTTCACCGCAATACTGGTTTTTCCCGTACCCCCTTTAGAAGAGTGAATTGCTAATGTGAGTGTCATGTTCCTTCTATGATTATTTTATTTTTGTTATATCAGTTATTTTAATATACAGAATGAAGCATCTGTTTCATCATATATTATTTTTTCTTTAAACTGTCATTAATGCGGAAATAGACTTTTCTTCCTTCCCTGTATTTTCTGACATGGTTCATTCTAACAAGCTGGTTAAGATAATTACTTTCAACTGCTCTTTCTTTATTTGTGATTTGTGATATCTCATCTGCTGTTGCCGGTCCTATCTCAAATAAAGTCGTTGCAGTTGTTCTTAAATGGTCCGGAAGAGATAACAATGTGATTACATCAAGGGAATCTGCCATAATCCTTTCTTTTTCACTGATTTGTTCATCTCTTGTCTCAACCTGTACTATAAGCTTGTCAAGCTTGGAATTTATATCTTTTAAGTTAGTGACAATCTGTTCTAGGAGTTCAGAGTCCAATATTTTGTCTCCTGTATTTCATCATCAGAATTTCTCAAACCATTTTATGTCTGTTTGTATATACAATTATCTATCATGTTAATGTATAATACTTTTTGGTCAAGTTCTATTGCAGGCATTTTACCATATATGTTTTTTCCAGTTCGTAGCCAGCTTTTCGGTAGTACCCACGAACTCCAATACCACTTATTATGGCAAGTTTGCTGTAACCTGCATTTGCCGCAAGTTCTTCTGCATATTTAATCAGGTCTCTCCCATAACCCCTGTGCTGCCAGTCATTCCTGCTGGCTTCCTTTCCAACTGCTACAGTTGAACCGTATATGTGTAGCTCTCTGACAAGGGCAGCATCTGCAAGTTCTTCGCGGTGAGGCCTTGCCGGGAACCTTAATCTCAGAAATCCTATAAGAATGTCCTTTTCGATGTCTTCAAAGGCAATAAAGTATTCCTGTCCCCCGCAACACTCATATGATTCAACAGTTAGCTCAATGTTTTCTGTGTCAGGTTCATTTCCTTTGAGTATATTGTGGCCAACTTCACGACACCTGATACAGCGGCATTTTCCTCCATGCTCTTCCAGGTGCTCATGTGCAAGCTGGCGTATGTTGCTTTTTCTGACACCTGCAAGAATCTGGGGCGAAGGGATGTCTCTCTGTATGCGTTGTAACCTGACCCACTTCGGGATAAAGGTTTTAATCTCTGAAAGCAGCAGTGTAGCTTCATCATCCCCAATTGCCTGATATTTTCCTTCTTTCCACATCCGGTGAAGTTCCGTACCTTCGGTGACAAGTGTGGGATATATTTTCAGGTAATCAGGCCTGAACCCAGGATTATTAAAAAGGTGTTTGAAGTTTCTGATGTCCATTTCCATGTCAGTTCCGGGGAGTCCCGGCATCATGTGGAATCCTACTTTCAGGGCGCTGTCTCTTAGTATTCTGTTAGCCTCAATGCTTTCGGCAACAGTGTGTCCACGCTTCATTCTTTCAAGTATGAAGTCATAGGTGCTTTGGACGCCAATCTCAACTTTGGTGGCACCAAGTTCAAGCATTTTATCAATATGATGTGTCTTTGCCCAGTCGGGACGTGTTTCAAAAGTGATGCCAGTGTTCCTGACTTCTGCAGTCTCATTGGCCTTCTGGACATCTTCAATGGTGTAATATGGAATTGTCTTTCCAATTGGTTTTGCATCCTGTCTCCATGAATCGCCGTAAAAGTCGTTCATGGCTTCAATGCAGCGTTTTGTGTACCATTCCTGATAGTCAATTGACCTGGCGGAAAATGTTCCACCCATGACTATCAGTTCGGCTTTTTTCACTTCATGTCCTATCTGCTTTAACTGGGTCAGTCTGTTCGTTACGATCTTGTAGGGATCGTATTCGAACTGCATAGCTCTCATGGTAGAAGGTTCTCTTCCCATGTAGCTCTGAGGTGAATGAAAATCAGAATTTGGTCCTCCGGGACATGGAACACATATTCCGTGAGGGCATGGTGCAGGTGATGTCATTGCAGCTATAACTGCTACGCCTGAGATTGTCCTGACCGGTTTGCGCTGAAGTACAGCCCTGGCAATTTCCTGCTCTTTATCGTTTCCTGATATGATTATGTCAGCATTCTTTGGAAGAGTGGAAAGGTGAAAATCCTTTGCTATCTTTTTTTTTGCACTATTGAGCTCTTTTTCATCTTTAATGCTGCCATCCAGTACCATGTCAAGTATCGTGCGACATGCTGCTTCAAAATTAGTCTTTTCGTTCACATTCATGACTCATCAGGTTGGGTTTATCTCAGCACTGCTGACAGAATCCTGCAACCAGTGCTTCAAGCTGTATTCTCTCGTTAGAACTTTCTGTAAGATAAAGGTCAGTATCAGCTATCTTTGTGACCCATGTTGCAATAATATCCTCAGGTTCGTTAGAATTTATGGTAGCCTTATGTAGCTGTAACAGAATTTCCTGTCCGGATAATCCCTCTCCAAGAATAAGTTCGTCAATATATTTCCTGGCTTCAAGAATATTCTTTCCGACCATGGACTCAAAAAGCTTCTTGACATTTTCGGATTGCTCTCCCAGAGTTGCATCGTATATCTGCTGAGGTCCGATCTCACTGCAACCCGGCAGGATGGATGCTGTCTGCAACGTATTCAGTGCTCTGGCCAAATTACCTTTTGCATGATATACAAGTGCTGCAATTCCGTCTGTGCTGACGGCTAGTCCTTCATTTTCCACAATTTCTGAGATGTACTTTGTCATTTTGTTATCAGAAACATATGTGAAAAATAGTTGCAGACCCCTGGATCTTAAAGGAGTTATCAGTTTTGAAGGCTGGGTTGTGGAAAGAATGAAACGGCATGTTGTAGTGTATTTTTCCATTATTCGTCTGAGGGCATGCTGGGAATCAGAATTCAGTGATTCTGCATTATCAATGAGGATTATCTTGTAGTCTGAATCTACAGGTCTCATGCTGGCATATTCATTGATGACTTCTTTGAAGATGTGGATTACACTGCTTTTGATTTTTTTAGGATCATCGGTTCCAAGGATGCGCAGGAATCTCTTGTCACGTACAAGGTAGCTTTTCCCCTGCTCAAAGAAATCAGATGCGTTAAAGTATGCCATGTTGCGCTCGTAATCTTCCCCGTATAGTTCAAAAGCAAGTGCAAAGGCTGTGCTTGACTTGCCGGAATTTTCCGGGCCATGAAATACAAGATGGGGAAGATTATTGGACATGGCCAGTTTTCTGATCATGTCCAGTGATTGTTCGTTACCGATGATGTCATCAAAGGTCTTAGGCCGGTATTTTACAGTCCACAGGTCCTTCAATTAATCACATCTCCTTTTATTGGGTTTCTGCTTCTGCACCGGATGCAAGTACTTCATGTATTACCTTGCCATATACCGGTCTTGCAATCAATATTCCTATGAGGACACCAACAATTGTTGTGATCGCAAACCCTTTCAGGGTTCCAAATCCCATGACAACAAGTGGTGACATTGCAATAATGGTTGTTGCAGATGCTGCAAATATTATTCCGAATGCTTTTGTTATTCTTGAAAGGTAAACTTTCCTTGGTGGGAGTTTTCCTTCATAAAGCACTTCATCTGTGATTATCACAAGGTGGTCAATACCAGTTCCTATGGCTGCTATGATGCCGGCTATACTTGCAAGATCAAGCTGCCATCCAATTGCAGATGCAAATCCGAGTATCATTATTACTTCACTGATTGAAGTGCTGACCATTGGTATCAGTATTGCAGGCTTGTTGTATTTCCTGAAGATTACGAATGCAACTGCAAGAAGTGCTATCATTCCTGCAATAACGGCCTGTGTTTTGAACTGCTGCCCAAGGGCTGCATCCACATGTCCTGATCCCATAAGTTCTACGTTGACAGGTAAAGCTCCTGCACGCAGGTGTATCTGTAACTCTTCAGCCCTTATCTTGCTGTCTTCATCTGCACCGGTTGATGCCTGCCATGAGTATATTGGCGCCTGCTCAAGTTTGGATGCGGCCGAGTAACTTAAAGGTGCACTATAAACTTCATTCCCGTCAAGGTACATCACAAGGTTGTGTGACATTGGATCCTGTGTAGCACCTGTTTCAATGGCAATTTCCTGAAGTGCCTGGGCACCGGCATCTGTCAGTGTGAAAGGTACGTACCATTGGCCTTCATCTTCATGATAACCGACAATGCTTACGGATTCTATCTCGTCACCGTAAAGGGCGTGCTTTGACTCGTTGCCCTGGGTTATAATTCTTATCTCGAATTTACCGGGTCTTTCTGCAATATTTTTGGCAGTTGCAAGGTCAATTCCTGCAAAATCAATAAGTATGTAGTCATCACCAACAGTTTTCACAGGGATGTCCTTAAGTCCAAGGGAATTGAGCTTGTCACTGAGGATCTCTTTTGTGAGGTCTCTTGTTTCAGTTGACACTCCTTCTTTATAGATCGGATCTCCGTTAATGTCAGTTAAAATGGATCCTCTAACCTTTTCCATCAGTGCTTCAAGTTCTTCCTGTGTGATAGCAGTCCTGATCTCGTATTCAACACCATCGGAAATGAGTGTGGGAATCACTTCTGTTTTCAATGAATCTGCAATGTATGTGCTGATGAGTGTTCCTTTAGAAGAATGAAGTTCTACCTGTGTTACATTGTTGCTTCGTGAGATGGTTGTCTGACCAACGCCAAGCTGGTCCATCTGGTTATTTGTGAGTACCGAAGTCGATGTGAAGGTTACTGTAACACCATCTTCTCCTTCGTTCACAGATGTAATAGTAACGTCTTCTGCAAGGTTGATATTGACGATTTCTTTTACCAGAAGACCGCTGTCAGCATCGAGCTGTGTAACTGCACCCTGAAGTTTCAGCTGGAGCCAGGAACCACCCTCAAGATCAAGTCCATAGTTGAGGTTAGTTGTGAACCCTTCATCTGAACTGTACCAAGGTTGTATGAATATTATAGAGCCAAGTATTGCAATAATGAATATGATCACTCTTGTGTCTTTGAACAGGCTTTGTTCTTTTTCATCGTCTCTCATGCTTTTCTCCTCCTTGTGCCAACATTTGTGACATGCCACCTGAGGATTGATGTGTTAAGCATCCAGGTGTTCATCATATCTGCCACCAGTCCGAAGATGAGGACGATGGATATGTTCGAGAGAAGAGTAATTTGCGAAAATGAAGGACTGAGGACGTAGGAGAATGTTGATACAAAATACATTGCCACAAGCGCTGCAAGAGTTGTTGTTGTCATTGTAACTCCTGTATGCATTGCATTGCTGATGTTCTCCTGCGGGGTTCCGCGTCGTTTCAGGACCCTTGTGGTAAGCAAAATATCACTGTCAACCGAATAACCGATAAGCATCAAAAGAGCTGCTACAGTAGCAAGGGACAATTCTATTCCTACAATGTTCATGAATGCCGCTGCGATCGCAATGTCTGATAATGCTGAAAGGACAACTGCCACAGAAGGTACAAACGTCCTGAATATCAAAAAGACCACAATGGCCATTCCTATAAATGAAATAATAACTGCCTTTACTGCCTGTTTCTGCAGGCTTGCACCGTATACAGGTCCTATCTGGTTGATTTCCACATTCTCATAGGAATCTATTACATCGCTTACGAGTTCCTGTTGCAGTTCGTTATTCATTGGTCCAAACTGCATTATTACGCGTGATCCGGCCTGTCTGACGTCAGTGATCGGGTAATCTGCATACTTCTGCTCAATGGCTGACACACTTTCCTGGGTCGCCATAGAGATCATGGTTCCACCTTCAAAATCCATTCCAAGTTTCACAGGTGATCCGCTGCTTGCAAAAGTAATTGCAAGTATAATCAGTGAAATAACAAATACAGCAAGCGGTAATGTTGCAAGCTGCCGGTCGTTATGTTTTCTTACAAAAGAATCTAAACGTTCAGTCAAACCGACTTCCATGTTTCTATGCTCCGGAAATAATAGCTTTTCAATCTTCCTATATAAATAATTGAAATTGATGATTACTTCTTACACTATAACTTATATATACCACTTACTGCTTCATTTAAACGATGACTGAAAGGCCAGGTATAGATGATTATTTTCTTGAGATTGCTACGGTTGTGGCCAAACGTTCCACTTGTTTGCGAAACCGGGTTGGAGCTGTGATTGCCAGGGATAAACGTATACTTTCCACAGGTTACAATGGCGCACCGAGAAATATGGAACATTGTCTTGATATAGGTTGTATAAGGGAGCAAAATAATATTGCCTCAGGGACACGTCACGAAAAATGTCGTGCTGTGCACGCCGAGCAGAATGCTATTATCCAGGCTGCCCTGCATGGAGTGAGCACAGACGGTGCAACACTTTACTGCACTCACCAGCCATGCATACTATGTGCTAAAATGATAATCAATTCAAATATCAAAAGGGTCGTTTACATCCAGCCTTATCCTGACACAGATGCACTTGGATTCTTTGAAGATGCAGGCGTGGAAGTTGTTAACATCCCGATATCAGACTTTGCTTAAACAGCGAAGTCCTTTTTTAATTATATCTTCCCGGTCACTGCGATACATTTCCTGAATGGATGCTTCTTCTGACCTGAATTTAAGTCCTCTGACAATTACCACCGGGTATCCGCCGTCACCTTCTCCCATAAGCAGGTTTGCTGCTCCTGCGATCTCATCTGCGATAGCTTCTTCTGTAATCTCCAGTACGTTACCAAAAAGGTCTTTCTGTCCTTTCCAGTTCATGATGGGATGTATTTTGTAGACTCCAATGGCAATTCCTGTCTGGCCGATCTTAAACGCCCTGCCATTTGTGTCTGTGAGTATAACACTGATTTTCTTTCCTGTTTTCTGCTCCAAAGCTAATCCTATTTTCTTTGCGCTCTCATCAGGATTAGATGGCAGGTCTGCCAGATATCCGGTGTCAACGTTTGAGTCATCGATTCCTGCCTTGATGCACACATGTCCATTCTGTGTTTCAACCAGGAAGATCGGATAATCTACCAGTACTTCCTTACTTCGGTCAAGAACTGCCTGGACAAACCTTGCATCAAGATTGTGCTTATCTGCGATCTCTAATGCCTTTTCCCCGGGAATAATGTCCTCAAGCCTGAACATCCTGCCTTCGGCCTTGGCAACAATTGTTGAAGCTATCACTATGATATCATTGTCTTCTATGGTGCTTCTTTCGCAGATGATCGATGTAATATCATCCCCTTCATTTATCAGGGGAATATTTTCCACAGTAAAAACTTCCATATTCAATTTGTGACTCTCCGAAAGGCTATCTTGTTTTTGTACCTGAATGTCTGCTTTCTAAATTAGGCTTGTGCAATGTTGTCCGGCTTTAAGAAAGATAATATACTATAGTAGATAATTATGGTTTAACCAAAATTTACTATGGTCTAACTATGTTTAAATAGTCCGATCATAATACTAGAGGTTATCTAATTAGCTTCCAAATACCTCCATTCTAATTAGACAAACATTTTCAATAAAAGCTTCCAAATGAATTTCTTTTCTCAAACCCATTCTGTATTTCTGTAAGTACAAGTAACTGATACGCTACAAAATTCAGCAGAGAGTAGAGCTTTCTACTCTCTGCTCTGATTCTTCTTATATCGAACTTGACTACATCTTTAATGTGTCCGTGCTTTGATTCGCATTCTCCTCTTTTCTTGTATAGCTCATAGAACGATTCATCCCTCATATTTTGATTACGTAAGTTCATCCCAACCTGTTTAGACATTCCAATCTCATATAGGAATTTTAGTTTTTCTTCAGTACTTGCAAGTATATTCCCACCCAGAAACCACATTTTATTTACCCAATGATCGATTTTGTCCATTTCGCCCTCTTTGCTGATCACAGCATTTTTTGGATATGCAATAACTGGCCTTGCATTCAAATGATACCAGATATCTGCATGATTCTTGAATGCTTTATAACCCGTATCTGCAGAATACATGTCAATATCAGCATTCATTTTCTTCAATGCTTGAATGTGTTTGATGAGTTCATGAGTATCTCCTGCTTTGCCATTTGTATGTGTCATGAACACGGGATAAGTTCCTACCATCGTGATATGAGCTTTGTCCATCTTGCATTTGTAATGAGGATTATAATCCGCATATTTATCGTATCTTGAAGCTTCAAGCGGAGTTGAATCGATCTTAGCTTCTTTTATTTGAGCAAGTTTAAGGATTCTTTCTCCAACTAACATCATTATTTCAGTTATTCCATCTTCTCCTAATCGATATTTTACAAAATTATGTAAGGTCTTTGATGAAGGAAGTTTTACAACACCATTGTTATCGCAAAAAGCGAGTAGTATTGCCTCTTCTTCTGTTAATGAGGCGACAGTTTTCTCATAAGATAACTGCCTGAAACACATAACAATGAAGAGTTTTATCATTGAGGAAATGTTATATTTGTAATGCCAACTTTTGTTGGCATACACAGTACGCTCTAAGTACTGTGAAATATCTTCTATGCAGAGAAAGTGCAGGAATTGGCAAATTGAGGCGCTTTCCCTGTTCAGATAGTTTTCAATAGAGTCCTCAAATTGGACTCCTCCATACATCATTACTTTTTTAGCCATGAGGCGGGCCAGATTTATGCTATTTATAGCTGCCGCCCCCCCCCCAAAAAAAAAAGATAGATGATGAAGATGACGAAAAAAAAGGATAAGCTTTTATGCCGAAGATCTAATTAGACGGCCTCTACTACCTTATATGCAGCAGGTGAAAAAAGAGAAAGAGTCACTCTCAGCTAACAACAAAATCGTAGTCGAGGATATTATTGAATAATTAATAGGGGAGTAATGTGAATCTTAAATATCCTTTGTACAACCTTTCTGATGATGAATTTGAAAGT is a genomic window containing:
- a CDS encoding MinD/ParA family protein — encoded protein: MTLTLAIHSSKGGTGKTSIAVNLAVAFASAGKNTCLIDLDLRGPSLCSIFEPENRFWINDFLSGKCSMKDTLTDVRDEMETDAHLYLSFSNPDIREIRDLVSKDRDWQAGALKALMNGKRELGDKNLDVIIFDTSPGVEYESINAVAASDMVIIVRNDTNACTCCTEQLIKGVYSLLDKKSGIIDNMSHQNCLDIVGKERYGVPVLATIPCMCEIATRSKDEILVHTDPEHLFSRNIISIKEKIESMQ
- a CDS encoding cytidine/deoxycytidylate deaminase family protein, with translation MTERPGIDDYFLEIATVVAKRSTCLRNRVGAVIARDKRILSTGYNGAPRNMEHCLDIGCIREQNNIASGTRHEKCRAVHAEQNAIIQAALHGVSTDGATLYCTHQPCILCAKMIINSNIKRVVYIQPYPDTDALGFFEDAGVEVVNIPISDFA
- a CDS encoding coenzyme F420-0:L-glutamate ligase; protein product: MEVFTVENIPLINEGDDITSIICERSTIEDNDIIVIASTIVAKAEGRMFRLEDIIPGEKALEIADKHNLDARFVQAVLDRSKEVLVDYPIFLVETQNGHVCIKAGIDDSNVDTGYLADLPSNPDESAKKIGLALEQKTGKKISVILTDTNGRAFKIGQTGIAIGVYKIHPIMNWKGQKDLFGNVLEITEEAIADEIAGAANLLMGEGDGGYPVVIVRGLKFRSEEASIQEMYRSDREDIIKKGLRCLSKV
- a CDS encoding AAA family ATPase yields the protein MKDLWTVKYRPKTFDDIIGNEQSLDMIRKLAMSNNLPHLVFHGPENSGKSSTAFALAFELYGEDYERNMAYFNASDFFEQGKSYLVRDKRFLRILGTDDPKKIKSSVIHIFKEVINEYASMRPVDSDYKIILIDNAESLNSDSQHALRRIMEKYTTTCRFILSTTQPSKLITPLRSRGLQLFFTYVSDNKMTKYISEIVENEGLAVSTDGIAALVYHAKGNLARALNTLQTASILPGCSEIGPQQIYDATLGEQSENVKKLFESMVGKNILEARKYIDELILGEGLSGQEILLQLHKATINSNEPEDIIATWVTKIADTDLYLTESSNERIQLEALVAGFCQQC
- a CDS encoding preprotein translocase subunit SecD, which encodes MRDDEKEQSLFKDTRVIIFIIAILGSIIFIQPWYSSDEGFTTNLNYGLDLEGGSWLQLKLQGAVTQLDADSGLLVKEIVNINLAEDVTITSVNEGEDGVTVTFTSTSVLTNNQMDQLGVGQTTISRSNNVTQVELHSSKGTLISTYIADSLKTEVIPTLISDGVEYEIRTAITQEELEALMEKVRGSILTDINGDPIYKEGVSTETRDLTKEILSDKLNSLGLKDIPVKTVGDDYILIDFAGIDLATAKNIAERPGKFEIRIITQGNESKHALYGDEIESVSIVGYHEDEGQWYVPFTLTDAGAQALQEIAIETGATQDPMSHNLVMYLDGNEVYSAPLSYSAASKLEQAPIYSWQASTGADEDSKIRAEELQIHLRAGALPVNVELMGSGHVDAALGQQFKTQAVIAGMIALLAVAFVIFRKYNKPAILIPMVSTSISEVIMILGFASAIGWQLDLASIAGIIAAIGTGIDHLVIITDEVLYEGKLPPRKVYLSRITKAFGIIFAASATTIIAMSPLVVMGFGTLKGFAITTIVGVLIGILIARPVYGKVIHEVLASGAEAETQ
- a CDS encoding protein translocase subunit SecF, with the translated sequence MEVGLTERLDSFVRKHNDRQLATLPLAVFVISLIILAITFASSGSPVKLGMDFEGGTMISMATQESVSAIEQKYADYPITDVRQAGSRVIMQFGPMNNELQQELVSDVIDSYENVEINQIGPVYGASLQKQAVKAVIISFIGMAIVVFLIFRTFVPSVAVVLSALSDIAIAAAFMNIVGIELSLATVAALLMLIGYSVDSDILLTTRVLKRRGTPQENISNAMHTGVTMTTTTLAALVAMYFVSTFSYVLSPSFSQITLLSNISIVLIFGLVADMMNTWMLNTSILRWHVTNVGTRRRKA
- a CDS encoding tRNA uridine(34) 5-carboxymethylaminomethyl modification radical SAM/GNAT enzyme Elp3, with the translated sequence MVLDGSIKDEKELNSAKKKIAKDFHLSTLPKNADIIISGNDKEQEIARAVLQRKPVRTISGVAVIAAMTSPAPCPHGICVPCPGGPNSDFHSPQSYMGREPSTMRAMQFEYDPYKIVTNRLTQLKQIGHEVKKAELIVMGGTFSARSIDYQEWYTKRCIEAMNDFYGDSWRQDAKPIGKTIPYYTIEDVQKANETAEVRNTGITFETRPDWAKTHHIDKMLELGATKVEIGVQSTYDFILERMKRGHTVAESIEANRILRDSALKVGFHMMPGLPGTDMEMDIRNFKHLFNNPGFRPDYLKIYPTLVTEGTELHRMWKEGKYQAIGDDEATLLLSEIKTFIPKWVRLQRIQRDIPSPQILAGVRKSNIRQLAHEHLEEHGGKCRCIRCREVGHNILKGNEPDTENIELTVESYECCGGQEYFIAFEDIEKDILIGFLRLRFPARPHREELADAALVRELHIYGSTVAVGKEASRNDWQHRGYGRDLIKYAEELAANAGYSKLAIISGIGVRGYYRKAGYELEKTYMVKCLQ
- a CDS encoding transposase; translated protein: MAKKVMMYGGVQFEDSIENYLNRESASICQFLHFLCIEDISQYLERTVYANKSWHYKYNISSMIKLFIVMCFRQLSYEKTVASLTEEEAILLAFCDNNGVVKLPSSKTLHNFVKYRLGEDGITEIMMLVGERILKLAQIKEAKIDSTPLEASRYDKYADYNPHYKCKMDKAHITMVGTYPVFMTHTNGKAGDTHELIKHIQALKKMNADIDMYSADTGYKAFKNHADIWYHLNARPVIAYPKNAVISKEGEMDKIDHWVNKMWFLGGNILASTEEKLKFLYEIGMSKQVGMNLRNQNMRDESFYELYKKRGECESKHGHIKDVVKFDIRRIRAESRKLYSLLNFVAYQLLVLTEIQNGFEKRNSFGSFY
- a CDS encoding helix-turn-helix domain-containing protein; its protein translation is MDSELLEQIVTNLKDINSKLDKLIVQVETRDEQISEKERIMADSLDVITLLSLPDHLRTTATTLFEIGPATADEISQITNKERAVESNYLNQLVRMNHVRKYREGRKVYFRINDSLKKK